A single region of the Etheostoma cragini isolate CJK2018 chromosome 3, CSU_Ecrag_1.0, whole genome shotgun sequence genome encodes:
- the si:dkey-182i3.11 gene encoding leucine-rich repeat-containing protein 15 → MLTALTLAALSLMVWPSNLCPPTCECLHNLTKVVCPEKGLDQIPELPEGTEQLYVSHNKIQEIPEHGLERLKVLDLTMNQLDVFLSLNPVWPNMTKLSKLFLRKNDLRLLHPGQFLNCLALTLLDLSENQIEYLPIGFLHGLTNLKTLFVNFNQIQMLQVGALEGAFALADLHLSHNNITNIEEGVFKNSTVLENLVLSRNRITHVGKSSFKGLTGLQQLNLNGNMLVTVPAEALRALNKLSYLFLQKNSIISLPVDCFSSLSLLVHLDLSNNKLTTLSEGSLRGLTMLLALDLRLNLIDSLPPKVFNDLISLELLDLSRNRLASLPLDAFSNLNNLQELQLDSNQISVVPVGVFDSLSKLIDLQLSNNSIRELQPALFNRLKSLQNLYLEYNALRHLPKGLFPEMKVLTKIHLNDNHIKSLHPSVFHGLLRVHSLILSRNHLTSLHPDQFRDNIGLKKLKLDGNHMGNLPASLFVNLLHLKTLDLDYNRISELSPDDFVGLTNLKDLRLSFNQLYDLPFNTFYPLHNLHKLQLKNNSLGSLHPQLFAQLPKLTELHLDGNKLDHLQPGVFKGLLKLQKLSLKSNQLRAVENGTLEPLRNLRAVYLSGNRWDCTCAHILYISSWVNMHKDKLRDQPVCSFSSTSSENTTLSQAALSPPLLQAHCITSAASGSTTLFPLEMLTLLTMYGIAVRPL, encoded by the exons ATGTTGACAGCCTTAACTCTGGCCGCCCTGAGCCTCATGGTGTGGCCGTCTAACCTCTGCCCTCCAACCTGCGAATGTCTCCACAACCTCACCAAAGTTGTGTGTCCGGAGAAAGGACTGGACCAGATCCCTGAGCTGCCAGAAGGCACAGAGCAGCTGTATGTCTCACACAATAAGATCCAGGAAATACCCGAGCATGGGCTGGAGAGGCTAAAG GTCCTGGACCTGACTATGAATCAGCTGGATGTCTTCCTATCCCTCAACCCAGTTTGGCCCAATATGACAAAGCTGTCTAAGCTCTTCCTACGCAAAAATGACCTGAGGTTGCTACACCCTGGTCAGTTCCTAAACTGCCTCGCTCTCACCTTACTGGACCTGAGTGAGAACCAGATCGAATATCTACCCATTGGATTCCTCCACGGATTAACTAATCTGAAGACGCTGTTTGTGAACTTTAACCAGATTCAAATGTTACAGGTTGGTGCATTGGAAGGAGCCTTCGCCCTCGCTGACCTCCATCTTAGCCACAACAATATAACAAACATAGAGGAAGGTGTCTTCAAGAACTCCACCGTGTTGGAGAACCTTGTTCTGTCCAGAAACAGAATTACACATGTGGGCAAATCCAGCTTCAAAGGACTGACAGGACTCCAACAGCTTAACCTGAATGGTAACATGCTGGTCACTGTTCCAGCTGAGGCATTGAGGGCTCTAAATAAGCTCAGTTATCTGTTTCTACAGAAGAACAGCATCATCAGCCTTCCAGTGGATTGCTTCTCCTCATTGAGCCTATTGGTGCATCTAGACTTGAGCAACAACAAGCTGACCACTCTGTCAGAGGGATCACTCAGAGGCCTGACCATGCTGCTTGCACTGGACCTCCGTCTGAACCTCATAGATTCTCTTCCCCCAAAAGTCTTCAATGACCTGATCAGCCTTGAATTACTTGATTTAAGCAGGAACAGGCTGGCATCTCTTCCTCTCGATGCATTCAGTAACTTGAACAACCTGCAAGAGTTGCAGCTGGACAGCAATCAGATCTCTGTTGTACCAGTGGGGGTTTTCGATTCGTTGTCCAAACTCATCGACTTACAGCTGTCGAACAACAGCATCCGGGAGCTCCAACCTGCTCTGTTCAACAGGCTTAAATCACTGCAAAACCTGTATTTGGAGTACAACGCTCTGAGGCACCTTCCCAAAGGTCTTTTCCCCGAGATGAAGGTCCTCACGAAGATACACCTCAATGACAACCATATCAAGTCTCTACATCCCTCAGTCTTCCATGGTTTGTTGCGAGTACATTCACTGATACTCTCTCGCAACCATCTCACCTCTCTACACCCCGACCAGTTCAGAGACAATATTGgtttgaaaaagttaaaacttgATGGAAACCACATGGGTAACCTTCCTGCAAGCCTGTTTGTGAATCTACTACATCTTAAAACACTAGATCTGGACTATAATCGTATCTCAGAGCTGTCTCCTGATGACTTTGTAGGGTTGACTAACCTGAAAGACCTCAGACTGAGCTTCAATCAGCTCTATGACCTCCCCTTTAACACTTTCTATCCCCTACACAACCTCCACAAGCTTCAGCTGAAGAACAACAGCCTGGGTAGTTTACACCCTCAGCTCTTTGCCCAACTTCCAAAGCTAACAGAACTCCACTTGGATGGAAACAAGTTGGATCACCTGCAACCTGGTGTGTTTAAAGGACTCTTAAAACTTCAGAAACTGAGTTTAAAGTccaaccagcttagagcagtagAGAATGGGACTCTGGAGCCTTTAAGAAACCTTAGGGCTGTCTATCTGTCAGGTAATAGATGGGACTGCACCTGTGCACATATTCTCTACATCAGCAGCTGGGTCAACATGCACAAAGACAAGCTCAGAGACCAGCCCGTTTGCTCCTTCTCTTCTACTTCTTCAGAGAATACAACACTTTCTCAGGCAGCTCTGTCTCCTCCGTTGTTACAAGCTCATTGCATAACAAGTGCTGCAAGTGGCTCAACCACTTTATTTCCTCTAGAAATGCTGACTCTGCTCACAATGTATGGCATAGCTGTCAGGCCACTGTGA